A window from Flavobacteriales bacterium encodes these proteins:
- the gldD gene encoding gliding motility lipoprotein GldD, giving the protein MIKNLLYGFLILTAFSSCVDNEIAVPKPRGFMRTDFPEKSYITFTSDCPYSFDIPTYAQVEDVPADSLNHCYKNVRFTPFKGTLHLTYKDLKNDVGNYIDECHQLAYDHAIKATAINRKQFINDTTKVYGLIYDIQGNAASPLQFYVTDSVKHFIRGALYFEAKPNYDSIRPVLEYVREDVIRFIESTQWK; this is encoded by the coding sequence ATGATAAAAAACCTTTTATACGGCTTTCTGATTTTAACCGCATTTTCTTCGTGTGTCGACAATGAAATTGCCGTTCCCAAACCGCGTGGTTTTATGCGGACCGATTTCCCGGAGAAAAGCTACATCACGTTTACCAGCGATTGTCCTTACTCCTTCGATATTCCCACCTACGCGCAAGTGGAAGATGTTCCTGCCGATAGTTTGAATCACTGCTATAAAAATGTTCGTTTTACGCCCTTTAAAGGAACGCTGCATTTAACGTATAAAGATTTAAAAAACGATGTTGGCAATTACATTGATGAATGTCACCAATTAGCCTACGATCATGCGATAAAAGCAACAGCCATTAACCGTAAACAATTCATTAACGACACCACTAAGGTTTACGGATTGATTTACGATATACAGGGCAATGCTGCTTCTCCTTTACAATTTTATGTTACGGATTCCGTAAAACATTTTATTCGCGGCGCATTGTATTTCGAAGCAAAACCAAATTACGATTCTATTCGTCCGGTTTTAGAATACGTGCGTGAAGACGTTATTCGTTTTATTGAAAGCACACAATGGAAATAA
- the gldE gene encoding gliding motility-associated protein GldE: MSGLISASEVGFFSLPAKDLEDIRNSKSATDQRILSILEKPKRLLATILIANNMVNVAIVILSSSVVDGTMNFEGDPSWLPFLVQVVGVTFVLLLIGEVIPKIYANKNSRLVAGFMSNPILVLRKMLWPISQMLIKSSSVIDKRIKKKSSSMTVDELGHALEITLSDEESHNGEKKILEGIVKFGNTDVKQIMKPRMDVVAVDISLKFTTLISRIIESGFSRIPVYESNFDQVKGVLYIKDLIPHLNERDDFNWQSLIRDAFFVPENKKIDDLLKEFKDAKIHLAIVVDEYGGTQGIVTLEDVIEEIVGDITDEFDDEGITYTKIDDSNFVFEGKTSLIDVYKVLDIEGNEFEDAKGESDTLAGFLLEQSGKMMQQGDKIRFGRYIFTIEAADKRRITQIKMSIVEVA, encoded by the coding sequence ATGTCGGGATTAATTTCTGCCTCCGAAGTAGGATTCTTTTCTCTTCCCGCCAAAGACCTGGAAGATATTCGCAATTCGAAAAGTGCAACGGATCAGCGTATCCTGAGCATTCTTGAAAAACCAAAACGCTTACTGGCAACCATTTTAATTGCCAATAACATGGTTAATGTTGCCATTGTTATTTTGTCGTCGTCGGTTGTAGACGGCACCATGAATTTTGAGGGCGACCCGAGCTGGTTACCTTTTTTGGTGCAGGTGGTGGGTGTCACTTTTGTGTTATTGCTGATTGGTGAAGTAATTCCCAAAATTTACGCCAACAAAAATTCGCGCCTTGTTGCCGGGTTTATGTCGAACCCCATTCTTGTATTGCGAAAAATGCTCTGGCCCATTTCTCAGATGCTGATTAAAAGTTCTTCGGTCATTGACAAACGCATCAAGAAAAAATCGTCGAGCATGACGGTGGATGAACTTGGACATGCATTGGAAATTACACTGAGTGATGAGGAATCGCACAACGGTGAGAAAAAGATTCTTGAAGGCATTGTGAAATTCGGAAATACCGATGTAAAACAAATCATGAAGCCAAGGATGGATGTTGTGGCCGTTGATATTTCATTGAAATTTACCACACTCATTTCGCGCATTATTGAATCGGGTTTTTCACGTATTCCGGTATACGAATCGAATTTCGATCAGGTAAAAGGGGTTTTATATATCAAAGATTTAATTCCCCATTTGAACGAACGCGATGATTTTAACTGGCAATCACTGATTCGTGATGCGTTTTTTGTTCCGGAGAATAAAAAAATTGATGATCTGCTGAAGGAATTTAAGGATGCAAAAATTCATTTAGCTATTGTGGTGGACGAATACGGCGGTACGCAGGGAATTGTAACGCTGGAAGATGTGATTGAGGAAATTGTTGGCGATATTACCGATGAATTTGATGATGAAGGAATAACCTATACAAAAATTGATGATTCGAATTTTGTGTTTGAAGGTAAGACCTCGCTGATTGATGTTTATAAAGTGCTGGATATTGAAGGCAATGAATTTGAAGACGCCAAAGGAGAAAGTGATACACTGGCGGGATTTTTACTGGAGCAATCAGGAAAAATGATGCAGCAGGGTGACAAAATCCGTTTTGGTCGTTATATTTTTACCATCGAAGCAGCCGACAAGCGCAGGATTACCCAAATTAAAATGAGTATTGTAGAAGTAGCATGA
- a CDS encoding single-stranded DNA-binding protein, protein MARSVNKVILIGNLGKDPEIRRMENGIGKASITLATSESYRDRNTNEEKTITDWHNVVLWRGLADVAEKYLRKGMQVYVEGKLKTRSYQDKDGATKYITEIVADNMVMLSRGNAGENTNSGGANQGGNYGGQNEPSPFDNSDVADDLPF, encoded by the coding sequence ATGGCAAGAAGTGTAAATAAAGTGATCCTGATCGGCAATCTGGGAAAGGATCCTGAAATCAGAAGAATGGAAAACGGTATTGGAAAGGCCTCTATTACATTGGCCACGAGTGAATCGTACCGCGACAGAAATACCAATGAAGAAAAAACCATTACCGATTGGCACAATGTGGTTTTATGGAGAGGACTTGCTGATGTTGCAGAAAAATATCTGCGTAAAGGAATGCAGGTTTATGTTGAAGGAAAATTGAAAACGCGTTCGTACCAGGATAAAGACGGTGCAACGAAATATATTACTGAAATTGTTGCCGATAACATGGTGATGTTAAGTCGGGGCAATGCCGGCGAAAACACCAATTCGGGAGGAGCTAATCAGGGAGGAAATTACGGCGGACAAAACGAGCCGAGTCCTTTCGACAACAGTGATGTTGCTGATGATCTCCCTTTTTAA
- the mutY gene encoding A/G-specific adenine glycosylase, with protein MPDFASIITAWYRKNARDLPWRRTKNPYPIWLSEVILQQTRVDQGMKYYYHFLENYPSVLHLANASEEQVLKSWQGLGYYSRARNLHQTAKLIVNEFRGEFPNSYNELLQLKGIGPYTAAAISSFAFGEKKAVVDGNVNRVVARYFGMEEGIDSSAGKNAIQEIVNDQIPDKDPATFNQAIMEFGALQCVPKNPNCTACPLHDSCYAFRKGKVTELPVKNKKTLVRNLFIHYLVLEKNNQWFFTQRDDSSIWKNMWEFPSVFSEDKDIKGSIKNTDFAFNGEADELGKVTKKHVLSHRNIIAVFHHRRWKKGKIPASWLPVSLGDAPDLAISRLVERYIEEDFGSFR; from the coding sequence ATGCCAGATTTTGCCTCCATAATTACTGCCTGGTACCGTAAAAATGCCCGGGATTTGCCCTGGAGAAGGACCAAAAATCCTTATCCAATCTGGCTTTCTGAGGTTATTTTACAACAAACCCGGGTGGACCAAGGGATGAAATATTATTATCATTTCCTGGAGAACTATCCCAGTGTACTTCATTTAGCTAATGCCAGTGAAGAACAAGTATTAAAATCGTGGCAGGGATTGGGTTATTATTCCCGTGCACGAAATCTGCATCAAACGGCGAAGCTGATTGTAAATGAATTTCGAGGTGAATTTCCGAATTCCTACAATGAATTATTGCAATTAAAAGGGATTGGTCCCTATACCGCAGCCGCTATTTCATCCTTTGCATTCGGAGAAAAAAAAGCGGTGGTGGATGGAAACGTAAATCGTGTTGTTGCGCGGTATTTTGGCATGGAAGAAGGTATTGACAGCAGTGCCGGAAAGAATGCGATACAGGAAATTGTAAATGATCAGATTCCGGATAAAGATCCTGCAACTTTTAACCAGGCCATCATGGAATTTGGCGCCTTGCAATGTGTACCGAAAAATCCAAATTGTACGGCTTGTCCGTTACACGATTCATGTTATGCGTTTCGCAAGGGAAAAGTGACTGAATTGCCTGTAAAAAATAAAAAAACGCTGGTCAGGAATTTATTCATTCATTACCTGGTTCTGGAAAAAAATAATCAGTGGTTTTTCACGCAGCGTGATGATTCCTCCATTTGGAAAAACATGTGGGAATTCCCTTCCGTTTTTTCTGAGGATAAGGATATTAAAGGCAGCATAAAAAACACCGATTTTGCTTTTAACGGAGAAGCAGATGAGCTTGGAAAAGTGACCAAAAAACATGTGTTGAGTCACCGAAACATTATTGCAGTATTTCATCACCGGAGGTGGAAAAAGGGAAAAATACCTGCTTCCTGGTTGCCTGTATCACTGGGTGATGCTCCCGACCTTGCTATTTCGCGTCTGGTTGAACGTTATATTGAAGAAGATTTCGGTTCTTTTCGCTGA
- a CDS encoding integration host factor subunit beta, with the protein MTKADIVADIAEKTGVEKVAVQVTVEAFMNSIREALEKGNNVYLRGFGSFIVKKRAEKTGRNISKNQAIIIPAHYIPAFKPAKTFTDRVKAKVKA; encoded by the coding sequence ATGACAAAAGCAGACATCGTTGCAGACATCGCCGAAAAGACCGGTGTAGAAAAAGTTGCGGTACAGGTAACTGTAGAAGCATTCATGAATTCCATTCGTGAGGCATTGGAAAAAGGTAACAACGTTTATCTCCGTGGGTTCGGAAGTTTCATCGTAAAAAAACGCGCTGAAAAAACCGGACGTAACATTTCCAAAAATCAGGCGATCATCATCCCTGCACATTACATCCCTGCATTTAAACCTGCAAAAACCTTTACCGATCGCGTAAAGGCAAAAGTAAAGGCATAA